DNA from Phaeobacter gallaeciensis DSM 26640:
CCAAGCAAAACGATGCTTTTCGCAAGATGATCCTGCTGGACGAGAGTGTAGGACGTTGGGTCGTGACCCGTGCCGTTTATGCAGAAGGCCCCGCTTTTGTTGCGGCCTGCATTCTGGCCGTGCGCAAGTTCGAGGACTTCACCGAAGAAATGGACCCCTATGGCGAGCGTTCAATGGGGCGGCTTGAGATTGAGGGTGAAACGGTCTGGTTCAAGATCGACCTTTATGACGTGGACTATGAAGGCGGTTCGGATGATCCGTCAGAAGTCACCAAGACACGCCGCGTTCTGACCATCCTTTTCCCAAGCGATTACTGAGTTCGGTTGGCGGGGTTCTCTCCCGATCCCGCGCCGAGGCTGGCCTGCCCCGCAGGTCCACGGGAGGGGCGGCAAGCGCCCTTCCCATCCATCACCACAAGCAGAAAGGAAGGTGAAACACATGAGCAATGAAACGAAGAAGCGCCGCATTGCCGAGGCTTGGGCGCTTCTCAGGAAGGGCGATCAGTTTGGTATCGGACGCCGCTTCCTGATCCAGCACGGGGCTTTGTAAGCTCACTCGCCTCAGCCCGTCAGGGCTGGGGCATCCATAACACAAAATCTCACCACGAAACAAGGATGAACCAAATGACGAAACAATCCAAAATTATCGCAACCGAGGCCCGCATTCCGCTGGCTATGCTGACACTTTCCCCGTTGAACCCGCGCCAGCATGTTCCCGAGCATGAAGTGGCCGAACTGGCACAAAGCATCTGGGCCGCTGGTCTGATCCAACCAATCGCGGGTCTTGGCGATGATGTGGGCGGAGCCGACATTGTTGCAGGCGGTCGCCGCTTGCGGGCCTTGCAGTATCTCGCAGAGCAGCACCCGAACATGGCAGATACGCGCCCCGAACTGGCGAACCCAATGGTTATGCTGGCACCGGACGTAGAAACCGCCGAACAATGGGCTTACGCCGAGAACGTGGCACGGCGCGATCTGTCACCCGCCGATGAAATCCGTGCCTATGGCAAGATGGAAGCCGCAGGATCGACGCCAGCCGCTATCGCTCGCTCTTTCGCAGTCACGGAAAAGCACGTCTATCGCCGCCTTGCGCTGGCGAACCTGCCAAGTCAGGTAATCGACGCACTGGCCGAGGGAGAAATCAATCTCAGCATGGCCGCATGTTTCACGATCAGCGATGATGAAAAGCACAGCCTTGAAGTCTTGGAGCGGGTTCGCGGCGAGAACTGGAATGACTACCGGTTGAAGAACATGCTCAAGCCCGACAGCGTGGAAGGCACCGACCGCCGCGCGATCTTTGTTGGCGAGGATGCCTATAAGGACGCTGGCGGCAAAATGGGCGGTGATCTGTTTGCCGAAGTCACCCTGTTCGACAACCCCGATATTCTGGAAACCCTGTTTCTCGAAAAGCTGGAAGCCGAGGCCAAGCGCATCCGTGAGGATGAAGGCTGGAATTGGGTCGAAGTCACCGAGCGCGATTACGTGTGCAGCTACAACATGGGGCTGGAAAAATATGGTCGTGTTTATGCCGAAGAAGGAGCGTTGAACGAGGAAGAAACAGAGCGTTACTACGAGTTGGCCGAACTGGCCGAAGGCGAGGTTCTGGACGAAGAAGGCCAAGCCGAACTGGAAACCTTGCAGGCGATCCTTGACGGGGAGTTCACCGAAGAACAGAAGGTGTTCGCAGGGGCATATGTCTATGTTGGCCGTGATGGTCAGGTGCAGGTATCAGGCGGGTTCATCAAGCCAGAAGCCAAGAAGGCAGCAATTGAGGCGGGTGTGTTGCGCGGATCGGCACATAGCACTGGCGGCAGTGATGTGAAGAAGTCGCCTATCTCTCAAAAGCTGGCCGACGATCTTTCTCGCATCGCCCAAGGGGCGCAGCAACACGCGATCTTGCGCGATCCTGACTTGCTGATCGACCTTCTGGCCTACCAGTTGAGCCACAATCTTTTCTGGAAAACGCCCTACGGGATTTCCCTGAATACTGTACCGAACTGGCCGACCACCGAAGGCAATGGCTATGAACTGGACGAACGCCTGTCCAGCACCCCGCCGCGCGATATGTATGATGCCAAAGACCTTGGTGCATCTTTCCGCGCATTCCGCAAGAAAGGTGCTGACCACATCAAAGGCGAACTGACCCGTTTTCTGGCCGCGCAGTATCAGGGTGGTGACGCCAAGCTGGCGGCGATGGTGGCGAAGGAAACCAAGCCCAATATCCGCGAGGTCTGGACGCCGACCGCTGAAAACTTCTTTGGTCGCGTGGGTGGTCCTTACATGGTCGAGATTTGGCGCGATCTTCTGGACCTGTCCGAAGATCACCCGACCGCAACGACTTTTGCCAAGCTGAAAAAGGGCGAGAAGGCCGAGAAGTTGGAGAAGCTGTTTTCGGATGCCGACATGCGCAAGGCGCACAACGTCACCGACGAGCAGGCGGCAAAGATCGACGCATGGTTGCCCGAGGGCATGGGCTGAAACCAGAGGCAGGGCGCTTGCGCCCTGCCCCATCCACCGATGGAGGATTGATCTATGACCAGCTTCAAATGGATACCCACCGCGCCCGGCCCCGATGGCCGACCCCGTGAATATCAGATCGAGGGTCATATCGGGAAAATCGGGGTGAAGCGTTACACCGGAAACCGCCCGTTGCGTCCTTACTATCTGGCTGGGCCGAATGTGCCGGAGGAATTTGGTGGCTATTACCGGCTTCTGGCAGATGCGAAAAAAGATGCTGAGGCTATCTTGCGCGACATTTTGAACGAGACCGGAACCGTTGATGAGGATGAGCAACCATGCCTTTTGTGAACCCGACGAACGAAGGCCGTGTGCTGAAAATGGTCGAGACGTTGCAGCTAATTTTGAAGTCAGCACAGTCCAATAGTGCCGAGGATACGGATATTCAAGACATGCTGCGACCATTGACCGACGAGTTGGCCGGTCTAGGTGCCGCCGCCGCGCCGACCGTGGCGCAGGACGTTCGCCAGGAACAACGAGGATCATGGACCGGCAAGGCTCCGCAATGGGCCAGTGTTCACGACATGGCCGAGCAAGCCGATCTGAAAGACCTGACGGTCGCCATGGCCGTTTATCTGAACCGGATTGACGAGGCACTGTCATGAGGTTCAAACGTCAGATGCGCCACCCGTTCACAGATACCGAGCGCAAACGCGCCGCCTTGCGCCGGAAGCAGCGCAAAGAGCGTGAGGCGTTGCCGCTGTTGGCCCCGCTGGTAGCCGCTGCACAACCCGGCGAAGACGATGTTATGCGCGCCCGCGCCGAGGCTTGGGCAAAACAGGAGGCAAAAGATCGGGCTGACCGCGCACGGGCATGGCGCAAGGCGCGGCGCAGACTTGCTGATCTGCCGCGCCGTGAGCGGACCATCCTACGAAAAGCGTGGAATGGTGCGCCATATCCGGCCACCCCTGTCTACCTGCTCGAATTTCTGCACAGATACCTTGTCGGTGTCTTTTCGCTCGATGATCTGCCCTTTGATCCGTCGATTCCGACCGATGCGCATGGTCGCCGTATTACCTGAAGGACGAAACGCCCCGTCCACCTGATAGAAATTCCTTGTGGTGAGGATCAACTGGCCCCGCTTCGGCGGGGCTTCTTTTTGCTGAATATTCATTATTGCATTGCTTGAATATTCGTTTTGGGATATACATATGAGTGACAGGAGAACCGCTATGCCCCTCTATATTCGAGACGATCAAGTTGATGATCTTGCCGTTCGCTTCATGAAGCTGACCGGCGCAAAATCCAAAACGGATGCAGTTCGTAAGGCACTTATGGCCCAGCTTGAAGCCGTTTCCAATCAGAAACCGCTTTTAGAGCGCCTTGAGCCGATCCTGAAACGCGCCGACGATCTGGGTCCGGCTGATCCTGATTTCGACATGAAGAAATTCACTGACGAAATGTGGGAAGACGCCTAATGTTCATTGACGCATCTGCGATTTTCGCAGTCCTCAATCGCGAGGCTGGCTATGAAGACCTGGCCCGCCGCATCGACGATGTGACAGACCAGCTCTACACGTCGCCTT
Protein-coding regions in this window:
- a CDS encoding DUF3768 domain-containing protein; the protein is MTSIKIDKMTVEQFGEALRREAIAKQNDAFRKMILLDESVGRWVVTRAVYAEGPAFVAACILAVRKFEDFTEEMDPYGERSMGRLEIEGETVWFKIDLYDVDYEGGSDDPSEVTKTRRVLTILFPSDY
- a CDS encoding ParB/RepB/Spo0J family partition protein — its product is MTKQSKIIATEARIPLAMLTLSPLNPRQHVPEHEVAELAQSIWAAGLIQPIAGLGDDVGGADIVAGGRRLRALQYLAEQHPNMADTRPELANPMVMLAPDVETAEQWAYAENVARRDLSPADEIRAYGKMEAAGSTPAAIARSFAVTEKHVYRRLALANLPSQVIDALAEGEINLSMAACFTISDDEKHSLEVLERVRGENWNDYRLKNMLKPDSVEGTDRRAIFVGEDAYKDAGGKMGGDLFAEVTLFDNPDILETLFLEKLEAEAKRIREDEGWNWVEVTERDYVCSYNMGLEKYGRVYAEEGALNEEETERYYELAELAEGEVLDEEGQAELETLQAILDGEFTEEQKVFAGAYVYVGRDGQVQVSGGFIKPEAKKAAIEAGVLRGSAHSTGGSDVKKSPISQKLADDLSRIAQGAQQHAILRDPDLLIDLLAYQLSHNLFWKTPYGISLNTVPNWPTTEGNGYELDERLSSTPPRDMYDAKDLGASFRAFRKKGADHIKGELTRFLAAQYQGGDAKLAAMVAKETKPNIREVWTPTAENFFGRVGGPYMVEIWRDLLDLSEDHPTATTFAKLKKGEKAEKLEKLFSDADMRKAHNVTDEQAAKIDAWLPEGMG
- a CDS encoding type II toxin-antitoxin system VapB family antitoxin, whose translation is MPLYIRDDQVDDLAVRFMKLTGAKSKTDAVRKALMAQLEAVSNQKPLLERLEPILKRADDLGPADPDFDMKKFTDEMWEDA